In one window of Meiothermus sp. DNA:
- a CDS encoding O-antigen ligase: MRAVASVTATLMFPLWAWLAFPQILLYLYTFSLPLEGVFAIEGVFTLSKGLLGLFLLALAFQVRRPKIAWFPALVLTWRQVPRLRISILAVLLMFWACASYFWSVDPSATWDKLQALAQHLIGALAIAFFIMARPKTLQPLLFSYSLGALIAAFQGISNYLRNPSSRSSFAGSADAADFAAIVLLGSLVAVGLWLAAKSPWMRWYSLACFAACTLAVVLSGTRSAWVAIIVTLFLVILPRLGWQRMLSISLMLALSFVALYQLPAVNQFLATRVTSAAEDGGAGRTAIWTVGWHIAQQNLFIGHGYGTFTSLFDLGAATESALESIDTYYITDGRGAHNIYLELVSEIGLVGLGIFLAWMWVLLRVSLRQSVHPDLILILKACLLAYLIQGAFLGILERKYLWLTIALLHGLSMMFRGTYASTAPKP, translated from the coding sequence ATGAGGGCCGTAGCCTCGGTGACAGCAACCCTGATGTTTCCTTTGTGGGCCTGGCTGGCCTTTCCGCAAATCCTGCTGTATTTGTATACGTTCAGCTTGCCGCTGGAAGGCGTATTTGCCATTGAGGGGGTATTCACCCTATCGAAAGGGCTCCTGGGACTATTTTTGCTGGCCCTGGCCTTCCAGGTTCGACGCCCTAAAATTGCCTGGTTTCCAGCTTTAGTGCTGACCTGGCGGCAAGTGCCCCGCTTGCGCATCTCGATACTTGCTGTACTTCTAATGTTCTGGGCGTGTGCGAGCTACTTCTGGTCGGTAGATCCCTCGGCTACCTGGGATAAGCTCCAGGCGCTGGCCCAGCACCTCATAGGGGCTTTGGCCATAGCCTTTTTTATTATGGCACGCCCCAAAACTCTTCAACCCCTCCTGTTTTCTTACTCTTTAGGGGCTTTGATTGCAGCTTTTCAAGGTATCTCTAACTACCTGCGCAACCCCTCGAGCCGATCCAGCTTTGCGGGCTCAGCAGATGCAGCCGACTTTGCCGCTATCGTTTTGCTGGGTTCGCTGGTGGCGGTGGGTTTGTGGCTAGCAGCGAAAAGCCCATGGATGCGCTGGTACAGCCTGGCCTGCTTTGCGGCCTGTACCCTGGCGGTGGTGCTATCGGGTACTCGCAGCGCCTGGGTGGCCATTATAGTTACCCTGTTTTTGGTCATATTGCCACGCCTGGGCTGGCAGCGAATGCTATCCATAAGCCTGATGCTCGCACTCTCTTTTGTGGCACTGTACCAGCTACCGGCAGTGAACCAGTTTTTAGCTACCCGGGTAACCTCGGCGGCGGAAGATGGGGGTGCGGGCCGCACGGCCATCTGGACGGTGGGTTGGCATATCGCGCAACAGAACCTCTTCATTGGGCATGGTTACGGAACCTTCACCTCGCTGTTTGATCTAGGGGCCGCGACCGAATCGGCCCTCGAGTCCATTGACACCTACTACATTACCGATGGCCGGGGGGCCCACAACATCTACCTCGAGCTCGTTTCCGAGATTGGCCTGGTTGGGCTGGGGATATTTCTGGCCTGGATGTGGGTTTTGCTTCGGGTGAGCCTGAGGCAGTCGGTTCACCCTGACCTGATCCTTATATTAAAAGCCTGCCTTCTGGCTTACCTGATTCAGGGCGCATTTCTGGGCATTCTTGAACGTAAATACCTGTGGCTAACTATAGCGCTCTTGCACGGACTTTCCATGATGTTTCGAGGCACCTATGCGTCTACTGCTCCTAAGCCCTGA